A single Mangrovimonas sp. YM274 DNA region contains:
- a CDS encoding rhomboid family intramembrane serine protease → MIRITDTVKHLIIINVIMFVGTIAIGNGELFYKWFALYFPKNELFQPWQIITHMFMHGNVMHIAFNMLALWMFGSAVEQQLGSQKFLFIYISAGLGAVLFQLGFYYFHYFSLQSSLVESGIGVSELQEILTTNKSARQFSAEQMKNVQGMFDVYYASMVGASGCIMGILAAFGMMNPEAKLMLIFLPIPIKAKYFIPGIIILDVISALTGQSFFSPSNTAYMAHVGGALTGFIIMWYWKKTQFNKNRWY, encoded by the coding sequence ATGATTAGGATTACCGATACCGTAAAACATCTCATTATAATAAATGTGATTATGTTTGTTGGTACCATTGCAATTGGTAATGGTGAATTGTTTTATAAATGGTTTGCCTTGTACTTTCCCAAAAACGAACTGTTTCAGCCTTGGCAAATCATTACCCATATGTTTATGCACGGTAATGTCATGCACATTGCTTTCAATATGTTGGCCTTATGGATGTTTGGAAGTGCTGTGGAGCAGCAGTTGGGAAGCCAAAAGTTTTTATTTATTTACATCTCGGCAGGATTGGGGGCAGTATTATTTCAATTGGGATTTTATTATTTTCATTATTTTTCATTGCAGTCGTCCTTAGTGGAATCCGGGATAGGTGTGTCTGAATTACAAGAAATCTTGACCACCAATAAAAGTGCTCGGCAATTTTCTGCAGAACAGATGAAAAATGTACAAGGAATGTTTGATGTGTATTACGCCTCTATGGTAGGGGCCTCCGGTTGTATTATGGGGATCTTGGCGGCCTTTGGAATGATGAATCCCGAAGCAAAACTCATGCTCATCTTTTTGCCAATTCCTATTAAAGCGAAATATTTTATTCCGGGAATTATCATTTTGGATGTCATTTCGGCGCTTACGGGACAATCGTTCTTTAGTCCAAGCAATACCGCTTATATGGCCCACGTTGGGGGGGCTTTGACCGGCTTTATCATTATGTGGTATTGGAAGAAAACACAGTTTAATAAAAACAGATGGTATTGA
- a CDS encoding rhomboid family intramembrane serine protease: protein MTSLSQDIQYKLKRLNAFEKIIGINVVVFLLAFILLKVNGTSLHWFELPKRFDNFIYQPWSIFTYGFVHYGFWHVALNMLILYFISQMMLNLFRTKMALNIYFLGILSGGLAFLLVYNLFPESQLKNVGTLVGASAGVRALIIFLSAYMPYKEARLMMFTIKLWYIGVAMVVIDVLGLFSLNQGGYVAHLGGSLLGYVYAQQLTKGKDIGRWFENVISKVEGWFKPKSPLKTVHRRKSKSFAGHNKEEFNEFSKQKRIDLILDKIGKSGYESLTKEEKSFLFKAGKD, encoded by the coding sequence ATGACTTCTTTGAGTCAAGACATACAATATAAACTCAAGCGGTTAAATGCCTTTGAAAAAATTATAGGCATTAACGTGGTTGTGTTTCTTTTGGCCTTTATTCTATTAAAGGTAAACGGCACCAGCTTGCATTGGTTTGAACTCCCAAAGCGTTTTGACAATTTTATTTACCAACCATGGTCCATATTTACCTATGGCTTTGTGCATTATGGCTTTTGGCATGTTGCCCTCAATATGCTCATTCTGTATTTTATTTCCCAAATGATGCTCAACCTCTTCCGGACTAAAATGGCTCTCAACATTTACTTTCTGGGAATTTTGAGTGGCGGTCTGGCTTTTTTGTTGGTCTATAACTTATTTCCTGAGTCTCAATTGAAAAATGTAGGAACACTTGTTGGGGCTTCAGCTGGAGTTAGGGCGTTGATTATTTTTTTAAGTGCCTATATGCCCTATAAGGAAGCGCGCTTGATGATGTTTACTATTAAGCTATGGTACATTGGCGTGGCCATGGTAGTCATAGATGTATTGGGCCTTTTTAGCTTAAACCAAGGAGGCTATGTGGCGCATTTGGGAGGAAGTTTGTTGGGGTATGTTTACGCGCAACAGCTCACCAAGGGCAAGGACATTGGTAGGTGGTTTGAAAACGTTATAAGTAAGGTGGAAGGCTGGTTTAAACCTAAATCGCCTTTAAAAACGGTGCATAGACGTAAATCCAAATCGTTTGCCGGTCACAACAAAGAAGAGTTTAACGAATTTAGCAAACAAAAGCGTATTGATCTTATTTTGGATAAGATAGGGAAGAGTGGTTATGAAAGTTTGACGAAGGAAGAAAAATCATTTTTATTTAAAGCAGGAAAAGATTAG
- a CDS encoding endonuclease/exonuclease/phosphatase family protein produces MKRLKIIEKLVFFINSVVATMLLLSYILPYVSPSKFAFLSVLSLAVPVLIILNILFVIYWLLKVKKQMLLSLLVLSIGYTYLFSLYKFSASKDVEDAGNLSVMTYNVRLFNLFEWIKDRDVKHDILSLIQEQQPDVITLQEYRPEEVMQLKNYHKFEEVSGNKVKSGQAIFSKYPIVNSGSIEFPNSSNNAIYVDIVKLKDTIRIYNVHLQSLRIDPNMEKLANESSENLFKRVGGTFKQQQSQTELFLRNKAQCPYKMIVCGDFNNTAYSYVYKEIKGELQDTFVEAGNGFGRTFNFKFFPVRIDFILADKDFEVNSFKTFDAELSDHYPIMAKLKLHQ; encoded by the coding sequence ATGAAGCGACTAAAAATAATTGAAAAATTAGTATTCTTCATTAATTCTGTGGTTGCAACCATGTTGCTGCTGTCCTATATTTTACCCTACGTTTCTCCTAGTAAATTTGCCTTTTTATCCGTGCTAAGTTTAGCTGTGCCGGTACTTATCATTCTCAATATTCTATTTGTCATCTATTGGTTGCTTAAGGTGAAAAAGCAAATGCTTTTATCGCTTTTGGTGCTTAGTATTGGATACACCTATCTGTTTTCACTCTATAAATTTTCGGCATCCAAAGATGTGGAAGATGCGGGTAACTTGTCTGTGATGACTTATAATGTTCGTTTGTTTAATCTTTTTGAATGGATTAAGGATAGAGATGTTAAACACGATATTTTAAGTTTAATTCAAGAGCAGCAGCCTGACGTTATAACGCTTCAGGAGTATCGTCCCGAGGAGGTAATGCAGCTCAAAAATTACCATAAGTTTGAAGAGGTTTCAGGAAATAAGGTAAAGAGTGGCCAAGCTATATTTTCTAAATACCCCATCGTTAATTCGGGCTCCATTGAGTTTCCCAATTCTTCCAACAACGCCATATATGTGGACATTGTGAAATTGAAGGATACCATACGCATTTACAATGTACACCTACAATCTTTAAGAATTGATCCCAACATGGAGAAGTTGGCCAATGAATCTTCCGAGAACTTGTTTAAGCGCGTTGGAGGTACGTTTAAGCAACAACAAAGTCAAACGGAACTGTTCTTAAGGAATAAGGCCCAATGCCCTTATAAAATGATTGTCTGTGGCGATTTCAACAATACAGCTTATTCCTATGTGTATAAAGAAATAAAAGGAGAGCTTCAAGATACCTTTGTGGAGGCCGGTAACGGGTTTGGGAGGACGTTCAACTTTAAATTTTTTCCTGTTCGCATCGATTTTATTCTTGCCGATAAGGATTTTGAAGTGAATAGCTTTAAAACCTTTGACGCAGAACTGTCAGACCATTATCCCATTATGGCGAAACTGAAATTACATCAGTAG
- a CDS encoding DUF6122 family protein, with amino-acid sequence MLQSLIHYGIHFVLPLLVAVIFFKPKWLLATGIMWACFAIDLDHLLATPMFDPSRCSINFHPLHSYYAIAVYAVLSFWKPSRILGIGLLIHILADSVDCLLM; translated from the coding sequence ATGCTACAATCATTGATACATTATGGGATTCACTTTGTGCTTCCCCTGCTGGTTGCTGTGATCTTCTTTAAACCCAAATGGTTATTGGCAACAGGTATTATGTGGGCCTGTTTTGCCATCGACCTGGATCATCTATTGGCAACCCCCATGTTTGACCCCTCGCGTTGCAGCATCAATTTCCATCCGCTCCACTCCTACTATGCTATTGCAGTTTATGCCGTACTTTCGTTTTGGAAACCAAGTAGAATTTTGGGTATAGGTCTACTCATTCATATTTTGGCAGACTCGGTAGACTGTCTACTGATGTAA